The proteins below come from a single Deltaproteobacteria bacterium genomic window:
- a CDS encoding SEC-C domain-containing protein gives MPTRLREIIYFLNATNLKGRRKVASMLLNYGQDWRDIITSEIDNSLSAQRLTGKPKPFSTYGETRITLFSWQEGILNRDLALALEHTKAAMLVTNDSDRLLLEVFFENTGAMKGIDFKFLSLESLGEYELRKLRPVAETLRKNRIEKVKKDGGKIGRNAPCPCGSGKKYKKCCLISVSQPH, from the coding sequence ATGCCAACCCGTCTCCGAGAAATAATATATTTCCTAAATGCTACCAATCTTAAGGGCCGACGCAAAGTCGCCAGTATGTTGCTAAATTATGGGCAGGATTGGCGAGATATTATTACATCTGAAATTGACAATTCTTTATCTGCACAACGACTAACTGGCAAGCCTAAACCGTTTTCCACATATGGAGAAACAAGAATTACTCTATTTAGTTGGCAGGAGGGGATTCTGAATCGTGATTTGGCGCTTGCTTTGGAACATACAAAAGCAGCAATGCTTGTAACCAATGATTCTGATCGCTTGCTTCTGGAAGTTTTTTTCGAAAACACAGGGGCAATGAAAGGCATCGATTTCAAATTCTTATCGCTAGAGTCATTAGGAGAATATGAACTGAGGAAATTGAGGCCCGTGGCTGAGACTCTCAGAAAGAATAGAATCGAAAAAGTGAAAAAGGATGGTGGAAAGATTGGTCGCAATGCTCCTTGTCCTTGTGGAAGCGGCAAGAAGTATAAAAAATGTTGCTTGATAAGCGTAAGTCAACCGCACTAG
- a CDS encoding transposase, with protein MPHFTPTHASWLNQVEIWFSILSRQAIKGANFTSPQDVRNAIDRFIAVYNRDAAPFEWRKRSVHSVGLKKKYKDLCN; from the coding sequence TTGCCTCACTTTACGCCAACGCACGCCTCTTGGCTCAATCAGGTAGAAATCTGGTTCAGCATTCTGAGTCGTCAGGCCATAAAGGGAGCCAACTTCACCTCTCCTCAAGACGTACGCAACGCCATTGACCGCTTCATCGCCGTTTATAACCGGGACGCCGCGCCTTTCGAATGGCGGAAGCGCTCCGTCCATTCCGTCGGTCTCAAAAAGAAATATAAGGACTTATGCAACTAA
- a CDS encoding transposase: MRHNRRSIRLHGYDYSRAGVYFVTICAWNRECLFGDAMDGRTILNDFGQKVAESWEWLAIRHGYAELDEWVIMPNRLHGIIVITDVFKGGSRTAPTKNRKPIGRLVGAFKTVSTKRINHLRDTPGVRIWQRNYYEHIIRDDEELNRIREYIANNPAQWETDRENPNVVVGAAFKKEFIGSSY; the protein is encoded by the coding sequence ATGCGACATAACCGCCGATCCATCCGATTGCACGGATACGATTATTCTCGAGCCGGGGTGTATTTCGTGACCATTTGCGCCTGGAACCGGGAATGTCTGTTCGGGGACGCCATGGACGGAAGAACGATATTGAACGATTTCGGCCAAAAGGTTGCAGAATCGTGGGAATGGCTGGCGATACGACACGGTTATGCGGAATTGGATGAATGGGTCATCATGCCCAATCGTTTGCACGGGATTATCGTTATTACCGACGTCTTTAAGGGCGGTTCCCGAACCGCCCCTACGAAAAACCGCAAACCCATCGGTCGGTTGGTCGGCGCCTTCAAAACGGTATCCACCAAACGCATCAACCATCTGCGCGACACTCCCGGCGTCAGAATATGGCAGCGCAATTATTACGAACACATCATCCGCGACGACGAGGAATTGAACCGCATCAGGGAATACATCGCCAATAACCCTGCGCAATGGGAAACGGATCGGGAAAATCCGAACGTCGTTGTAGGGGCTGCTTTTAAAAAGGAATTCATTGGCAGTTCATATTAG